The following proteins are co-located in the Paenibacillus sp. FSL H8-0079 genome:
- a CDS encoding sugar ABC transporter permease — protein sequence MRQYSSLRRNLTGYAFISPFIIGFLGFTLIPMFVSLYMSFTSYNLFTSPRWIGLDNYTKMFFDDPKYWNSVRVTFLYVFIGVPLRLIFALFVAMVLNTGSRMIGTYRTLYYLPSIIGGSVAVSIMWRNLFSNEGVVNSALTAIGIGPISWFGDPNASLVMLISLSVWQFGSSMLIFLAGLKNIPTEMYEAAGVDGANPIRKFFSITLPLLSPIVLFNMIMQTIGAFMTFVPAYIISKGEGGPMDGTMLYSLYLFRQAFMFNNMGYASAMAWIMLLMIGGLTVAVFLTSKYWVFYESEGGK from the coding sequence TTGAGGCAGTATTCATCGCTACGTAGAAACTTAACCGGATATGCGTTCATCAGCCCGTTTATTATTGGATTCCTGGGCTTCACGCTCATCCCCATGTTTGTTTCCCTGTATATGTCGTTCACGAGTTATAACTTGTTCACTTCTCCGCGGTGGATTGGGCTCGATAACTACACCAAAATGTTTTTTGATGACCCGAAATACTGGAATTCGGTCAGAGTGACGTTTCTGTATGTATTCATTGGGGTACCGTTAAGATTGATCTTTGCTCTCTTCGTAGCGATGGTCCTGAACACTGGCTCTCGTATGATTGGAACGTACCGGACACTGTACTACCTGCCATCCATTATCGGTGGTAGTGTGGCCGTATCCATTATGTGGCGTAACCTTTTCAGTAATGAGGGTGTTGTTAACAGCGCACTAACGGCAATCGGGATTGGGCCTATAAGCTGGTTCGGTGACCCAAATGCGTCCCTCGTTATGCTTATCTCTCTGTCTGTGTGGCAGTTCGGTTCGTCCATGCTGATCTTCCTCGCTGGTCTCAAAAATATCCCGACTGAGATGTACGAGGCAGCAGGTGTAGATGGTGCGAATCCTATTCGAAAATTTTTCAGCATTACCTTGCCGCTCCTTAGCCCGATCGTTCTATTCAATATGATTATGCAAACGATTGGTGCATTCATGACGTTCGTACCAGCCTACATTATCTCCAAAGGAGAAGGCGGTCCAATGGATGGTACGATGCTGTACTCCCTGTATCTGTTCCGTCAGGCATTTATGTTTAACAACATGGGTTATGCTTCGGCCATGGCCTGGATCATGCTTCTTATGATTGGTGGACTTACAGTAGCAGTATTCTTAACATCCAAGTACTGGGTGTTCTACGAATCTGAAGGAGGGAAGTAA
- a CDS encoding carbohydrate ABC transporter permease, with amino-acid sequence MVWRNVKWPIYHLFVAALALLMLYPVLWMLFSSFKESRTIFVTADTLFPTEWIWSNYVDGWKGTAGRPFMDYITNSLVIVIISTIGAVISSSLIAFGFARLNFKGRTFWFSLMMLTLMLPHDVVLVPQYIIFTKLGWLNTILPIVVPTFFGMPFFIFLMVQFIRTIPKELDEAATIDGCNKFRLYIQIIMPLIKSSLATAAIFSFYWRWEDLLGPVLYLNSPDKYTVSMALKMFLDSESASNWGAMFAMSIVSLVPVVAVFFIFQKQIVQGMSTSGLKG; translated from the coding sequence ATGGTTTGGAGAAATGTAAAATGGCCCATTTATCACCTGTTCGTTGCAGCGCTTGCCCTCCTGATGTTGTATCCCGTACTCTGGATGCTCTTCAGTTCATTCAAGGAAAGTCGTACGATATTCGTCACTGCCGATACCCTGTTCCCTACCGAGTGGATTTGGAGTAACTATGTGGATGGTTGGAAAGGTACCGCTGGAAGACCGTTTATGGATTACATCACCAATTCACTTGTTATCGTAATTATTTCGACCATCGGTGCCGTGATATCGTCATCGCTGATCGCTTTCGGATTTGCCAGACTTAACTTCAAGGGACGTACATTCTGGTTCTCCTTGATGATGTTAACACTGATGTTGCCACATGACGTGGTATTGGTTCCTCAATACATTATCTTCACGAAGCTGGGTTGGCTAAATACGATTCTGCCAATCGTTGTCCCTACATTCTTCGGAATGCCATTCTTCATCTTCCTGATGGTACAGTTCATTCGAACGATTCCGAAGGAGTTGGATGAGGCTGCGACCATCGACGGATGTAACAAATTCAGACTGTATATTCAGATTATTATGCCACTGATCAAGTCTTCTCTGGCGACTGCAGCCATCTTCTCCTTCTACTGGAGATGGGAGGATCTGCTCGGTCCGGTATTGTACCTGAACTCACCTGATAAATACACCGTGTCGATGGCGCTGAAAATGTTCCTGGATAGCGAATCTGCTTCCAACTGGGGCGCGATGTTCGCCATGTCCATCGTCAGTCTGGTTCCGGTTGTAGCTGTGTTCTTCATCTTCCAGAAACAGATTGTTCAAGGAATGAGCACCAGTGGATTGAAAGGATAA
- a CDS encoding stalk domain-containing protein: protein MKRKRIWENTAAGLTASMLAGMLLFTSSALPAHAADVKTGGLPAGTNEASLTAKKDAVAVTKEFRIVTLGDSITVGYEPNTKELPYGYVERLQEQGLLHGRTQVDNYGIAGLKTSGLKNFTTAIKDGKTLTSEAIQPSLPDPRAGQIGANTAAIRESIAQANLVAITIGGNDVSELLGTADKLSDQELQEKVKELLATYTANISATINDIHEINPTAKIVIADQYQPMPEVAGKALYAKLMEASQGFTQTIDGIAAQFTAQGTDVKVAHVAKEFVGGEGTMTHMIKNRDFHPNQFGYAAIAEVFAKTIWGDYTKLTAPATGEPMNIIVSGKTLNTPYKPIIRNGKNFVAIQDIVNAVGATTVWDNKTSTATITYGDRKVAVTIGANAVKVNGASVTVDTPAFLNKVGKESKTYVPLAMVAEGLGFDVQYVAKLKTVFVNP, encoded by the coding sequence GCAGGCTTAACGGCCAGCATGCTGGCAGGGATGCTGCTCTTCACATCGTCTGCATTGCCTGCACATGCTGCAGACGTTAAGACTGGCGGATTGCCTGCGGGTACTAACGAGGCATCACTGACTGCCAAGAAAGATGCCGTTGCCGTAACGAAGGAGTTCCGCATCGTTACATTGGGAGACTCTATTACCGTAGGTTATGAGCCCAACACAAAAGAGCTGCCTTATGGTTATGTAGAGCGTTTGCAGGAGCAGGGATTGCTGCATGGACGTACACAGGTGGACAACTATGGGATTGCTGGATTGAAAACCAGTGGCCTGAAAAACTTCACCACTGCAATTAAGGATGGCAAGACACTAACTTCTGAAGCCATTCAACCCAGTCTTCCCGATCCAAGAGCGGGACAGATTGGAGCCAATACTGCTGCAATTCGCGAGAGTATAGCGCAGGCGAATCTGGTTGCAATCACCATTGGGGGGAATGATGTATCGGAGTTGCTCGGTACAGCAGACAAACTGAGTGATCAGGAGCTCCAAGAGAAAGTAAAAGAATTACTCGCAACCTACACAGCCAATATCAGTGCAACGATTAATGATATCCATGAGATTAACCCGACAGCTAAAATTGTCATCGCTGACCAGTATCAACCGATGCCAGAAGTAGCGGGCAAGGCCCTCTATGCCAAACTTATGGAGGCATCCCAAGGTTTCACACAGACTATTGATGGTATTGCAGCACAATTCACTGCTCAGGGTACCGATGTCAAAGTCGCACACGTGGCTAAGGAATTTGTTGGCGGCGAAGGCACCATGACACATATGATCAAAAATCGTGATTTCCACCCGAATCAATTCGGATATGCAGCCATTGCCGAAGTATTTGCCAAAACGATCTGGGGCGACTACACCAAGCTGACTGCACCTGCGACGGGTGAGCCGATGAACATTATTGTGAGTGGCAAAACATTGAATACACCGTACAAACCGATTATCCGTAACGGCAAAAACTTTGTGGCGATCCAGGACATCGTGAACGCGGTCGGTGCTACTACCGTGTGGGATAACAAAACTTCAACCGCAACGATTACATACGGAGACCGTAAGGTAGCCGTGACGATTGGTGCCAATGCGGTGAAGGTCAACGGAGCATCCGTTACTGTGGATACACCTGCCTTCCTGAACAAGGTAGGCAAAGAGTCCAAAACATATGTACCGCTTGCGATGGTAGCTGAAGGTCTTGGCTTTGACGTGCAGTATGTAGCGAAGCTGAAAACGGTTTTTGTTAATCCGTAA
- a CDS encoding rhamnogalacturonan acetylesterase, with the protein MNKAQGSQAVAMEAAAEGQAVSVTSWKFNFGPDSGREEETGDYLNVTATTTYEDRGGYGFEAGSLVYEKQRISDDDVSYSTKQTQSNQGQTTMSARLRSSFCIPLKASFIVDLPDGTYQVLLVAGDELAETVTRVKAGEGRLVLPTIRTLPGQYAEVRFSVVVRGGRLRLSFSGPAPRINALEVTLANQTMTVFLAGDSTVTDQPESGYPYCGWGQLLPAQFKHDVVVDNHAQSGRSSRSFINEGRLSAIMEQIKPEDFLFIQFGHNDEKPDPERGTDPFTTYKEYLKEYIDAAREAKARPVLVTPVHRRYFADDGTLNDTHGDYIIAVRELAQEEDVPLIDLAERSRLLFEQAGVEGTKDDFMWVLPGEYVNFPSGVEDNTHFQERGASRLAQQVAVAIRELQLQPLQMYLR; encoded by the coding sequence TTGAATAAAGCTCAGGGTAGTCAGGCCGTTGCCATGGAGGCAGCGGCAGAGGGCCAGGCAGTGTCCGTGACCAGCTGGAAGTTTAACTTTGGACCGGACTCGGGAAGAGAAGAAGAGACAGGAGATTATCTGAATGTGACTGCAACAACCACATATGAGGACCGTGGAGGGTATGGATTCGAAGCTGGTTCTCTAGTGTATGAAAAACAACGCATTAGTGATGACGATGTGTCTTATTCCACGAAACAAACTCAGAGCAATCAGGGGCAGACGACCATGTCTGCCCGATTGCGTTCAAGCTTCTGTATTCCGCTCAAAGCATCGTTCATCGTAGATCTTCCCGATGGAACCTACCAAGTATTACTCGTTGCAGGGGATGAATTGGCTGAGACAGTGACCCGCGTGAAAGCTGGTGAAGGCAGGCTTGTACTGCCAACCATTCGCACACTTCCCGGACAATACGCAGAGGTTAGATTCTCGGTGGTTGTTCGCGGCGGCAGACTTCGTCTGTCATTTTCCGGTCCTGCACCTAGAATTAATGCTTTGGAGGTTACTCTTGCGAATCAGACCATGACCGTATTCCTTGCCGGGGATTCAACTGTAACGGATCAGCCGGAAAGTGGGTATCCGTATTGTGGTTGGGGCCAGCTGTTGCCTGCACAGTTCAAACATGATGTGGTAGTAGATAATCACGCCCAGTCAGGCCGAAGTTCCCGCAGTTTTATCAATGAAGGCAGACTCAGCGCCATTATGGAGCAGATCAAGCCCGAAGATTTTTTGTTTATTCAATTTGGACATAACGATGAGAAGCCGGACCCTGAACGTGGGACCGACCCATTCACAACATATAAGGAATATTTGAAAGAGTATATCGATGCTGCCCGCGAGGCCAAGGCTCGTCCAGTGCTCGTGACCCCGGTGCATCGGCGCTATTTCGCGGACGACGGCACATTGAATGATACCCATGGCGATTATATCATCGCCGTGCGTGAGCTGGCGCAAGAGGAAGATGTTCCATTGATCGATCTGGCTGAGCGCAGCCGTCTTCTGTTCGAGCAGGCGGGCGTGGAAGGCACCAAGGACGACTTTATGTGGGTGCTACCAGGCGAGTATGTGAACTTCCCGTCAGGAGTGGAGGATAACACACACTTTCAGGAGCGCGGCGCCTCACGCCTTGCCCAGCAGGTGGCAGTAGCCATCCGCGAGTTACAATTGCAACCGCTGCAAATGTATCTGCGGTAG
- a CDS encoding response regulator, producing MYKVMLVDDERVILEGISQVVDWAAAGTELVGTARNGIEALDKIGQSRPDIIITDISMPGLDGLGLIEKASEAYPGVRFIMLSGYKEFEYARRAMQYGVKHYLLKPCNENQIHDALTELLQEHQDAQVKEHVAGEMKQRLQRVLPHVKEQFLLEFMTNRTYGPVDLEYYQELFDLELEENAVRLLLFRIVDEHDYSHLFAIKNIASDLLPHVLLSTTIEGKLLILLADSADSVGLKESIEEVRAAFTRLYKLEVTAALSEADRMIQSRRLFREALQYLNHRFFIGEGKLITKNDLILAGECDGVHVEQDAEQLCQLIKSGNTEETAVEVDRLFDLLSRQQLEIEVTRSYVVQLYSAMVHVCPPEEATEFTQRMAELPHIDTLSGLKSFVASSTARLTSGYYKNHISRQSSAVEKMMDIVDRHYGEADLSLNGVAHQMLYMNPDYLGKIFKKVTGENFSNYVNRLRIERACDHIRRGGDVKVFELAELFGFGGNSQYFSQVFKKWTGMTPTEFRRIGI from the coding sequence ATGTACAAAGTGATGCTCGTAGATGATGAACGTGTCATTCTGGAAGGGATTTCTCAAGTGGTCGATTGGGCCGCGGCAGGTACGGAATTGGTGGGCACGGCGAGGAATGGAATTGAAGCATTGGACAAAATCGGGCAGTCGAGACCCGATATTATCATTACGGATATTTCCATGCCGGGCCTGGATGGTCTCGGGCTCATAGAGAAGGCATCCGAAGCATATCCGGGTGTGCGCTTCATTATGTTATCCGGCTATAAAGAATTCGAATATGCCCGCAGAGCGATGCAATATGGTGTGAAGCATTATTTGCTCAAGCCCTGTAACGAGAATCAGATCCATGATGCGCTGACTGAACTGTTGCAGGAGCATCAGGATGCTCAGGTGAAAGAGCATGTTGCTGGTGAGATGAAACAGCGGCTGCAACGGGTGCTTCCGCATGTGAAGGAGCAGTTTCTGCTGGAGTTCATGACCAACCGAACCTATGGTCCGGTTGATCTGGAGTATTATCAGGAGCTGTTCGATCTGGAGCTTGAAGAGAACGCGGTTCGATTACTGCTGTTCCGAATTGTGGATGAACATGATTACAGTCACTTATTTGCGATTAAAAATATTGCCAGCGACCTGCTCCCACATGTACTGTTAAGCACAACCATTGAAGGCAAACTCCTGATTCTGCTGGCTGATTCAGCTGATTCGGTTGGATTGAAAGAAAGTATTGAAGAGGTTCGGGCTGCATTTACCAGACTATATAAATTGGAAGTGACCGCTGCGCTGAGTGAAGCAGATCGAATGATTCAGTCCCGGCGGTTGTTTCGTGAGGCGTTGCAGTATCTGAACCATCGCTTCTTTATCGGTGAAGGCAAGCTGATTACGAAGAATGATCTGATACTGGCCGGAGAATGCGACGGGGTGCATGTAGAACAGGATGCGGAGCAACTGTGTCAGTTGATCAAATCGGGCAATACCGAGGAAACAGCGGTAGAAGTGGATCGTCTGTTTGATCTATTATCGCGTCAGCAGCTGGAAATTGAGGTGACTCGCTCTTACGTAGTACAGCTCTACTCGGCGATGGTTCATGTCTGTCCGCCTGAGGAGGCAACGGAATTCACCCAACGTATGGCAGAATTGCCTCATATCGATACGTTATCTGGTTTGAAGTCTTTTGTAGCAAGCAGTACAGCCCGATTAACGTCCGGTTATTACAAAAATCATATCAGTCGCCAGTCTTCTGCCGTGGAGAAGATGATGGATATCGTGGATCGTCATTATGGAGAGGCAGATCTCTCGCTCAATGGAGTCGCCCATCAGATGCTGTATATGAATCCAGATTATTTGGGCAAAATTTTCAAAAAAGTCACAGGCGAGAATTTCTCCAACTACGTGAATCGTCTGCGCATTGAACGCGCATGTGACCATATTCGCAGAGGCGGGGATGTGAAAGTATTCGAGCTTGCTGAATTGTTCGGATTCGGCGGGAATTCACAATATTTCAGTCAGGTGTTCAAAAAGTGGACTGGTATGACACCTACGGAATTCCGTAGGATCGGCATATAA
- a CDS encoding sensory rhodopsin transducer translates to MTLDPTKQGTSAHQTAPAATGHTYWVIPDGYIPPKSSGTLESHESICVLNTGATDAELHITIYFEDRDPLEDIVAEVPARRTKHIRTASLRSGEQSIPSGVPYAITVSSNIPVIIQYSRLDTTQPELALMSVIAFPIA, encoded by the coding sequence ATGACATTGGACCCGACCAAACAAGGTACTTCAGCCCATCAGACGGCTCCAGCAGCTACAGGTCACACCTATTGGGTGATTCCGGATGGCTATATCCCGCCGAAGAGTAGCGGCACACTGGAGAGTCATGAGAGCATCTGCGTATTAAACACAGGTGCAACAGATGCGGAGCTGCACATCACGATCTATTTTGAAGATAGAGATCCACTTGAAGATATCGTCGCTGAAGTGCCAGCAAGAAGGACCAAACATATTCGTACCGCATCGCTCCGATCCGGAGAGCAGTCTATCCCGTCAGGCGTACCTTATGCCATCACTGTTTCGAGCAACATCCCTGTCATCATCCAGTACAGCCGCTTGGACACGACCCAGCCTGAATTGGCGTTAATGAGCGTAATTGCTTTTCCCATCGCATAG
- a CDS encoding sugar ABC transporter substrate-binding protein: MVKKAIFLMMAALLVFTAACSSGGGTEGASGDDSVTLRIAWWGSDARHEYTQKVIDLYKTKNPNVKIDVEYASFDDYWKKLAPQAAANQLPDIVQMDISYISQYAQNGQLEDLAPYLGNQIKVDDVSENVISTGVINGKQYGVPAGVNVLGFQYDPALLKTAGVDAIPDNMTWESYEALGKQTADKGLYLDGGIAPDIFFHYFLRTKGLSLYNAEGTGLGYDDNQLFVEFFGLMRRMIEQGAAPTPDVANQTKGIIEESDLVKEKGIGVWQWSNQFVALQQVANRPLEIAPMPGPDMEKGLYMQPSMYWGVTSNSKVKEEAAKFIDFWVNDVEANKLIKGERGVPISGAIKEAIAPELSDATKQVFEFVAAMEPKASPMSPPPPVGSPEVISSLADVVEELNFGKITPEQAAETFRKNAESVLANNK, translated from the coding sequence ATGGTGAAAAAGGCAATATTCCTGATGATGGCTGCTTTGCTCGTGTTTACAGCGGCATGTAGCTCAGGTGGAGGAACTGAAGGAGCATCTGGAGATGACTCAGTTACCCTGCGGATCGCTTGGTGGGGCTCGGATGCAAGGCATGAATATACACAGAAGGTCATCGACCTGTACAAAACGAAAAACCCGAATGTCAAAATCGACGTGGAATATGCTTCATTTGATGACTACTGGAAAAAGCTCGCACCACAAGCAGCGGCAAATCAGTTGCCTGACATCGTTCAGATGGATATTTCCTACATCAGCCAATATGCACAGAATGGTCAACTTGAGGATCTAGCACCTTATCTGGGCAACCAGATCAAAGTGGACGATGTGTCCGAGAATGTTATCAGCACAGGTGTAATTAACGGTAAACAATACGGTGTACCTGCCGGTGTTAACGTTCTGGGCTTCCAGTATGATCCAGCGTTGCTTAAAACAGCAGGCGTGGATGCAATCCCTGACAATATGACTTGGGAATCGTACGAAGCACTGGGTAAACAAACCGCAGATAAAGGTCTGTATTTGGATGGAGGGATAGCTCCGGATATTTTCTTCCACTACTTCCTGCGTACCAAAGGATTGTCGCTTTACAATGCAGAAGGAACAGGTCTTGGCTATGATGATAATCAATTGTTTGTGGAGTTCTTCGGGCTCATGCGCCGCATGATCGAGCAGGGCGCAGCACCTACACCGGATGTAGCTAACCAAACCAAAGGCATTATTGAGGAATCGGATCTGGTGAAGGAAAAAGGAATTGGCGTATGGCAATGGTCCAACCAGTTCGTAGCCTTGCAACAAGTCGCGAACCGTCCACTCGAAATCGCTCCAATGCCAGGACCGGATATGGAAAAAGGACTTTATATGCAGCCAAGTATGTACTGGGGTGTGACGTCCAACTCCAAAGTGAAGGAAGAAGCAGCTAAATTCATCGATTTCTGGGTGAATGATGTGGAAGCCAACAAACTGATCAAAGGTGAGCGCGGTGTGCCAATCTCAGGAGCAATCAAAGAAGCCATCGCACCTGAGCTGAGTGATGCAACGAAACAGGTCTTTGAATTCGTAGCAGCGATGGAGCCTAAGGCTTCACCAATGAGCCCTCCGCCACCGGTTGGTTCACCTGAAGTAATCTCTTCCCTGGCAGATGTGGTTGAAGAATTGAACTTTGGCAAAATTACACCCGAACAGGCAGCAGAAACTTTCCGCAAGAACGCCGAATCTGTACTTGCGAACAATAAATAA
- a CDS encoding Ger(x)C family spore germination protein encodes MKCSITVVYWSKKIGLTLIACTLTFLLSGCWDSKEVQSINFITALGIDYVKDHYVAYAQMIDFSSIAKQEGPTPREESDIWIGQGEGITLNMAVNDLYRSSQQQTLWTHVKAIVLTQNAMDGHLQDIFDTLLHSGQLRYTPWIYGTEDDMKDLLSSSALLNQSAQTIELFEPMKLYRQYSAFEPIRLHQLLDGFREPASTILVPSVTNINRTWTYQDKKPPLVQMNGFYVITSGENQGKVDAEKATGARYVNYDKVYQYPLYVHQDNEKVPRLSLMLRNPRTIMRARKDGNGVRFDLTTTVKGTIIEDHGTPRPTRTMEQEAERQIQNEIRSTFQQTQSMKIDTYGLVEHLYRYNHKLWADHANNRNNPLEQFKLGTVDVQVNILNANTYKYNPSSEK; translated from the coding sequence AGGATGTTGGGATTCGAAGGAAGTGCAAAGTATTAACTTCATCACGGCCCTGGGCATTGATTATGTGAAGGACCACTATGTGGCCTATGCGCAAATGATTGATTTTTCGAGCATTGCCAAACAGGAAGGGCCTACGCCCAGGGAAGAAAGTGACATCTGGATCGGCCAGGGTGAAGGCATAACCTTAAATATGGCGGTAAATGACTTGTATCGCAGCTCGCAGCAGCAGACCTTGTGGACACATGTGAAAGCAATCGTATTAACTCAAAATGCAATGGATGGACATTTACAAGATATCTTCGACACCCTCCTGCATTCCGGCCAGCTTCGTTACACCCCTTGGATCTATGGGACAGAAGACGATATGAAGGATCTGCTCTCTTCCTCCGCTCTCCTGAATCAGTCCGCACAGACCATTGAATTGTTTGAGCCCATGAAGCTGTACAGGCAATATTCTGCGTTCGAACCCATTCGGTTGCATCAGTTGCTGGATGGATTTCGCGAGCCTGCCTCGACGATTCTTGTCCCATCGGTTACCAATATCAATCGTACATGGACCTATCAGGATAAGAAGCCTCCACTTGTTCAGATGAATGGATTCTATGTCATCACCAGTGGGGAAAATCAAGGGAAAGTGGATGCCGAGAAGGCCACTGGAGCAAGGTACGTTAACTATGACAAAGTCTATCAGTATCCTCTATACGTTCATCAGGATAATGAAAAGGTACCCCGTCTATCTCTTATGCTTCGCAACCCACGCACGATCATGCGAGCCAGGAAAGACGGGAATGGAGTACGGTTTGACCTAACTACGACGGTAAAGGGCACCATCATTGAAGATCATGGTACACCACGGCCTACCCGTACAATGGAACAAGAAGCGGAGCGGCAAATACAGAACGAGATTCGCAGTACTTTTCAACAAACACAATCCATGAAAATCGACACCTATGGTCTGGTCGAACACTTGTATCGATACAACCATAAGTTATGGGCTGACCATGCCAACAACCGCAATAACCCACTAGAACAGTTCAAGCTTGGAACCGTGGACGTTCAAGTGAACATTCTTAATGCGAATACCTACAAATACAATCCATCCTCAGAAAAGTAA
- a CDS encoding histidine kinase, producing MSKIKNAFTTLPIHHKTILLIGLLMLISFTFYASVLRYVFSIYDRQIYEKSSQVLNMSSVGIENQLREISNLSFKVMSDEPLQQYLLQLKKVETGYEKNGLRKKITNRLVAYAGSEKYVYSMLFIDNDNNVMAAGNREGISESKQKELVALGQQYSGSNAWHTSGDKQSRLLSVRQVKSFIGGAFTLEDLGTLIIRVRLDRIVQDQMQEPAEDSQLLITDGKEVIYPTESTVSEAEIESELKRTQPYGIAMLEQGRHFVARAHSSYSDWTYLYTTPFDQMFKQVQFVKQLVTVIFIMIFLAALIIGARFSRSITHPIAQLIKKMRNIEKGDLDKLEEAALGNVPISPQNEVGLLHRTFKMMLQRIRELIDENYAKQLVIRETELKALQAQINPHFLYNTLESINWLAKVQKQRQISEMVEALGFLLRSSVNMTEKWITLERELDIVRSYVTIQRTRFEERLDFDMEIAPEVGTARIPKLTLQPLVENAIHYALEPSIDPCRIRIRARADGDKVIIEVEDDGPGMTPEFLEQLHEGRIQTRGQGIGLSNIQERIRLTFGDEGGMVMSSKPGSGTVVSISIPWIREDDDDVQSDARR from the coding sequence ATGAGTAAAATTAAGAACGCTTTCACAACACTGCCGATTCATCACAAAACGATTCTTCTCATCGGACTGTTGATGCTAATCAGCTTTACGTTTTATGCGTCCGTACTCCGATATGTGTTCAGTATCTACGACCGCCAGATTTATGAGAAATCCTCACAGGTCCTTAATATGTCTTCGGTAGGTATTGAGAACCAACTGCGTGAGATTTCCAATCTTTCCTTCAAGGTGATGTCGGACGAGCCGCTGCAACAATATCTGCTCCAACTGAAAAAGGTCGAAACGGGTTATGAGAAAAATGGATTGCGTAAAAAGATCACCAACAGGCTAGTCGCTTACGCGGGTTCCGAAAAATACGTCTATTCCATGTTATTTATCGATAATGATAATAACGTTATGGCCGCAGGAAATCGGGAGGGAATTTCGGAGTCGAAGCAGAAGGAACTGGTTGCACTGGGACAGCAATACTCGGGCTCCAATGCCTGGCATACCAGCGGGGATAAACAGTCCCGACTTTTGTCCGTCCGACAGGTGAAATCCTTTATTGGCGGAGCGTTTACATTGGAAGACCTCGGGACATTGATCATCCGCGTACGTCTGGACCGAATTGTACAGGATCAGATGCAAGAACCAGCCGAGGACTCTCAACTACTGATTACGGATGGAAAAGAAGTGATCTACCCAACAGAATCAACAGTCAGTGAAGCTGAGATTGAATCTGAATTGAAGCGCACCCAGCCCTACGGAATTGCGATGTTGGAGCAGGGAAGACACTTTGTTGCCCGGGCCCATTCTTCCTATTCGGATTGGACTTATTTGTACACAACCCCGTTTGACCAGATGTTCAAACAGGTCCAATTTGTCAAACAGTTGGTCACGGTCATCTTTATCATGATTTTTCTCGCAGCGCTTATTATTGGAGCGAGATTCTCTCGCAGCATTACCCACCCGATTGCACAGTTGATCAAAAAGATGCGTAATATCGAAAAAGGCGATCTGGATAAACTGGAGGAGGCAGCCCTTGGCAATGTTCCGATATCTCCACAGAATGAGGTCGGACTGCTACATCGCACATTCAAGATGATGCTTCAACGGATACGTGAATTAATTGATGAGAATTATGCGAAGCAATTGGTGATTCGTGAGACCGAATTGAAAGCGCTTCAGGCGCAGATTAATCCCCATTTTCTGTACAACACGCTTGAATCCATTAACTGGCTAGCCAAAGTACAGAAGCAACGACAGATCTCGGAAATGGTTGAGGCGCTTGGATTCCTGCTGCGCAGTTCTGTGAATATGACCGAGAAGTGGATCACGCTGGAAAGAGAGCTGGATATTGTCCGCAGTTACGTGACGATTCAGCGCACTCGTTTTGAGGAAAGACTGGATTTCGACATGGAGATTGCCCCAGAGGTTGGGACGGCGCGAATTCCGAAGTTAACATTACAGCCTTTGGTGGAGAACGCCATACACTATGCACTCGAACCAAGCATTGACCCTTGCCGGATTCGGATCCGGGCGAGAGCAGATGGAGATAAGGTGATTATTGAAGTCGAGGACGATGGTCCGGGGATGACACCGGAATTCCTGGAACAACTACATGAAGGACGTATTCAGACAAGAGGACAGGGCATTGGGTTATCTAACATCCAGGAACGAATCAGACTGACCTTCGGTGATGAAGGTGGAATGGTGATGAGCAGCAAGCCCGGATCAGGAACTGTAGTATCGATCAGCATACCTTGGATTAGAGAGGACGATGACGATGTACAAAGTGATGCTCGTAGATGA